Proteins from one Desulfonema limicola genomic window:
- a CDS encoding histone deacetylase — protein MIKTGIVTDKRFLEHKTGHIHPEHPGRLKAIYRMLKKDFPGRLIHITAEPAPLEYLEYVHTPIYIEKVLRTANHDFTSLAPDTPASAMTYLAAWVAAGACIKGLDSLISGQCDICFSLVRPPGHHALSDRAGGFCIFNNLGITAQYAIKCHGFKRILIIDWDIHHGNGLQEIFYKQKNVLYLSSHDTLLYPYTGNWEETGDGEGKGYTVNLPVPRDLDEKEFYYIYQETISCVIRQYKPDLIMISAGFDAHYKDPIGRSKMTEQFFFQLMNLIMGLRQEAGNLPVLLALEGGYHPQALAGCVKSTLMAALDFIPKQNTACPHTSRAEALVHKAREIHKPYNVWTN, from the coding sequence ATGATAAAAACAGGTATTGTTACAGATAAAAGATTTCTTGAACACAAGACCGGCCATATCCATCCTGAACATCCTGGACGGCTTAAAGCAATATACCGGATGCTTAAAAAAGATTTTCCAGGCAGACTCATTCATATAACAGCAGAACCGGCTCCTCTTGAATACCTGGAATATGTTCATACACCAATTTATATTGAAAAGGTATTAAGAACCGCAAACCATGATTTTACCAGTCTTGCTCCTGATACCCCGGCCAGTGCCATGACATACCTTGCTGCATGGGTTGCAGCAGGTGCATGTATAAAAGGGCTGGATTCCTTGATTTCAGGCCAGTGTGATATTTGTTTTTCTCTGGTACGTCCCCCGGGGCATCATGCTCTGTCTGACAGGGCAGGAGGATTTTGTATTTTTAACAACCTGGGCATTACTGCTCAATATGCCATAAAATGTCATGGTTTTAAACGTATCCTGATTATAGACTGGGATATTCATCACGGCAATGGACTGCAGGAAATATTTTATAAACAAAAAAATGTGCTTTATTTATCTTCCCATGATACACTGCTGTATCCTTACACAGGAAACTGGGAAGAAACAGGAGACGGGGAGGGTAAGGGATATACTGTCAACCTGCCTGTTCCCAGGGATCTGGATGAAAAAGAATTTTATTATATTTACCAGGAAACAATTAGCTGTGTAATCAGGCAGTACAAACCTGATTTGATTATGATAAGTGCTGGTTTTGATGCTCATTATAAAGATCCCATAGGAAGATCAAAGATGACAGAGCAGTTTTTTTTTCAGCTTATGAATCTTATCATGGGATTAAGACAAGAGGCTGGAAACCTGCCTGTTCTTTTGGCACTTGAAGGAGGTTATCATCCCCAGGCCCTGGCTGGCTGTGTTAAATCAACACTCATGGCAGCATTAGACTTTATCCCTAAACAAAATACGGCCTGTCCCCATACTTCCAGGGCAGAAGCACTGGTTCATAAAGCCAGGGAAATCCATAAGCCATATAATGTGTGGACAAATTGA
- a CDS encoding AMP-binding protein yields the protein MINAIIQAQNRNANLKSYDEVYKKFSWKEAEKNFTWYYTGRINIVHEAIDRWADNTEKADTNALIFEKAGRIHRFTFKEIKDISCAWANLLMQYGFKTGDRLFIFLPPCPEIYFAMLACARMGVLFCPLFSTLSTDELEDRLENAAPRGILTNPDLEEKLPGETMSRVKYLFLTHGPLPGLFSEEILVQEIIKNMSRHFNTRWLSADTPLYLLFTSGSTGPPKGVVHAHHDMVGHLITAQYVLNLDQESILWADCYPAWVTGTVYGAFAPWLCGAASVVQGDPFSASSWYRTLETHQVSVWYITPGTMNRLKEAGRDLVHRYDLSRLSHIASVGDALSPELIYWFRENFKISPHDNWWMTETGMICVANFLSMDIHPGSMGKPVPGIEASVIDENGNPLPPLTMGELALKPGWPAMMTGIWKNKSRYQKYFKLKGWFLTGDMVIQDTEGYIYHQGRIDDLIKVGVKQIGPYEIERAILRHPAVKEAAVILKTSRPGDASLKAFITVNSGFTPSTRLNLEIKAFVRANLSSEIPLDSITFLDQIPKTRSGKLLRRILRTSEMGLPIGESLQIKDY from the coding sequence ATGATTAATGCAATAATACAGGCTCAAAACAGGAATGCCAATCTAAAATCTTATGATGAGGTTTATAAAAAATTTTCCTGGAAAGAAGCAGAAAAAAATTTTACATGGTATTACACAGGCAGAATAAATATTGTACATGAAGCCATTGACAGGTGGGCTGATAACACTGAAAAAGCTGATACCAATGCCTTGATCTTTGAAAAGGCAGGCAGGATTCATAGATTTACCTTTAAAGAAATCAAGGATATCTCCTGTGCCTGGGCAAATCTCCTGATGCAGTATGGCTTTAAAACCGGAGATCGTCTTTTTATATTTCTGCCTCCATGTCCTGAAATATATTTTGCCATGCTGGCCTGTGCCAGGATGGGTGTTCTTTTTTGTCCCCTTTTTTCAACCCTGAGTACTGACGAACTTGAAGACCGGCTTGAAAATGCAGCACCGCGGGGCATACTGACCAATCCTGATCTTGAGGAAAAACTGCCTGGTGAAACAATGAGCAGGGTTAAATATCTTTTTTTAACCCATGGACCTTTGCCAGGTTTATTTTCTGAAGAAATCCTGGTTCAAGAAATCATAAAAAATATGTCCAGACATTTTAACACCAGGTGGCTTTCTGCTGATACTCCTCTTTATCTTCTCTTTACATCAGGCTCTACCGGACCGCCCAAAGGAGTTGTTCATGCCCATCATGATATGGTCGGACATCTGATAACAGCACAATATGTTCTTAACCTTGACCAGGAATCAATATTATGGGCAGACTGTTATCCTGCCTGGGTAACTGGAACTGTTTATGGTGCTTTTGCACCCTGGCTGTGCGGGGCAGCCTCGGTAGTGCAGGGAGACCCTTTTTCCGCATCTTCCTGGTATAGAACCCTTGAAACCCACCAGGTATCAGTCTGGTATATTACCCCGGGTACAATGAACAGACTTAAAGAAGCAGGCAGGGATCTGGTACATCGTTATGATCTATCCCGCTTATCCCATATAGCATCAGTTGGAGATGCCCTGTCTCCTGAACTGATTTACTGGTTCAGAGAAAATTTCAAAATTTCTCCGCATGATAACTGGTGGATGACTGAAACAGGAATGATCTGTGTTGCCAACTTCCTTTCAATGGATATACATCCAGGTTCTATGGGAAAACCTGTTCCAGGTATAGAAGCTTCTGTAATAGATGAAAATGGCAATCCCCTGCCTCCTCTTACAATGGGAGAACTGGCATTAAAACCAGGATGGCCTGCAATGATGACAGGTATCTGGAAAAATAAATCAAGATACCAGAAATATTTTAAATTAAAAGGATGGTTTCTTACCGGTGATATGGTTATACAGGACACAGAGGGCTATATTTATCATCAGGGCCGTATTGACGATCTTATAAAAGTCGGGGTAAAACAAATAGGTCCCTATGAAATTGAACGGGCAATTTTAAGACATCCGGCAGTAAAAGAGGCTGCTGTTATTTTAAAAACTTCACGCCCTGGAGATGCTTCTTTAAAAGCATTTATTACTGTAAACAGCGGTTTTACACCTTCAACAAGATTGAATCTTGAAATCAAAGCCTTTGTCAGAGCCAATCTTTCATCTGAAATCCCTTTGGATTCAATAACTTTTCTGGATCAAATCCCGAAAACACGTTCAGGAAAACTGCTGCGCCGAATACTTAGAACAAGTGAAATGGGCCTGCCCATTGGCGAATCTTTGCAAATTAAAGATTATTAA
- a CDS encoding GNAT family N-acetyltransferase, which produces MIHYDKNGSPFEIRAYVYKDYLYLEAMYEAFKPKAMFQGMPPKDKDVAARWIKKLVQNGENILAWQKDKVAGHVVILPDYEKKDAEYLIFVSQSARGTGIGKELTLAAIKKAAELGMQVIWLTVDAYNFRATKLYRKIGFEFCEGYSSSSERMMIMKL; this is translated from the coding sequence ATGATTCATTATGACAAAAACGGAAGCCCTTTTGAGATTAGAGCTTACGTTTATAAAGATTATTTATATCTTGAAGCCATGTATGAAGCATTTAAGCCTAAAGCAATGTTTCAGGGCATGCCGCCTAAAGACAAAGATGTTGCTGCAAGATGGATAAAAAAACTTGTTCAAAATGGTGAAAATATACTTGCATGGCAGAAAGACAAAGTTGCAGGCCATGTAGTAATTTTACCAGATTATGAAAAAAAGGATGCAGAATATCTGATTTTTGTCAGCCAGTCTGCACGAGGTACGGGAATAGGAAAAGAACTGACACTGGCTGCAATAAAAAAAGCTGCTGAACTGGGGATGCAGGTAATCTGGCTTACAGTAGATGCATATAACTTCAGGGCTACGAAATTATACAGAAAAATTGGGTTTGAATTTTGTGAAGGTTATAGTTCTTCTTCAGAAAGAATGATGATAATGAAGTTATAA
- a CDS encoding Crp/Fnr family transcriptional regulator — MMIDQGDILYGTTMVFMKDYMDISEKQTFEKGEFLFHEGDPAVYFYTLLKGGVRLKILETGHKIYMVNKPGEAFGWSSIVGRSNYSASAECIEPTTLLKINREKLGKLLEKHPECGCMFYKKIAEILGNRLIQCYELIASYS; from the coding sequence ATGATGATTGACCAGGGAGATATTTTATACGGTACAACAATGGTTTTCATGAAAGACTATATGGATATTTCAGAAAAACAGACCTTTGAAAAAGGGGAATTCCTTTTTCATGAAGGCGATCCTGCTGTTTATTTTTATACACTTCTTAAAGGCGGGGTTAGATTAAAAATACTTGAAACAGGCCATAAGATTTATATGGTAAATAAACCAGGAGAAGCTTTTGGCTGGTCAAGCATTGTTGGAAGAAGTAACTATTCAGCTTCAGCAGAGTGTATTGAACCAACAACACTTCTAAAAATCAACAGGGAAAAACTAGGGAAACTTCTTGAAAAACATCCTGAATGCGGATGTATGTTTTATAAAAAAATTGCTGAAATTCTGGGAAATCGTCTTATTCAATGTTATGAGCTTATTGCTTCATATTCATAA